TCCTCATGGGGCTGAACACGGGCGAGAGCTGCGACGACATCCACATGACCGTTAAGGAGTTCGTCACGCGGCTCACCGGGAAGCAGACCATCTACCAGACGATGGCGCTGGCCGAAGAGATTGAGAAGCGAGGCGGCACGCCACTTGACCCGCTCGAGTACAAGCGCCAGTACCTCGACCTGCTGTGGGAGCAGATCAAGGACCGCGTCGCCGGGCTCAAGGCCGGGCGACTGACACCGGTGGAGATGTCCGTTCCGGGTGCCCTCGACATGGTGCGAGCGCTGTACGATCGCAGCGTAAACCTGTACGTCGCCAGCGGCACCGACCACCCCTATGTGGTCGATGAGGCCACCTGCCTTGGGGTCAACGAGTTCTTCGGCGACCGCATCTACGGCGCACTGGATGACTTCAAGAACTTCTCCAAAGCCATCCTGATCGAGAAGCTAATCCGTGAGAACAACCTGCACGGCAGCGAATTCTTGACCTTCGGCGACGGCTATGTGGAGATCGAGAACTGCAAGGACGCCGGGGGCATCGCCATCGGTGTCGCCACCGACGAGGCCAAGCGCGAGGGCATCGACGAGTGGAAGCGCAACCGTCTCATTGACGCCGGCGCTGATCTGATCATCCCGGACTTCCGCGAGTACGACAAGCTCCTGCGGTACCTCTTCGCCGAATAGCGAACACTCCGTGAGTCAAAGAGCCGGCCGTCCTCTTTGCTCGAGGCGGCCGGCTTTCGTGCCTCTGACGATGGGAAGGATACATGTGCCGCGCGCCCAGTTCGACCGCAGCAGGCTCCTCCTCAGGCCCCTTGCCGAGCGTGAGAACGACCTCGATCTGTCTGTGATCATGGACCTCGATGCAGAGGTCGAGCCCTACAATCATCCCGAGCTCGAGGTGCTGGCCGACCGCATCGTGGCCGGTCGCAGTAAGGGCGCCGAAGTGCTGCTCATGCTCGGCGCGCATGTGATCCGGCAGGGGAACTCCCGCTTCATCATCGACCTGATGAAGCGTGGTCTGCTCACCCACGTCGGTGTGAACGGCGCCTGCGTGATCCACGACTTCGAGTTCGCGCTCATCGGGGCAACCACGGAGAGCGTGGCCCGCTACATCCGCACCGGCGAGTTTGGGCTGTGGAGGGAGACCGGCTGGATCAACGACGCGGTCAACGAGGGCGCCGGGGAGGGACTGGGGTTCGGCGAGGCGGTCGGCAAGATGATCGTGGAGCGAGAGTTCCCACACCGCGAGGTCAGTCTTCTGGCCCAGGCCTACGAACTTGGGGTCCCGGTCACGGTCCACGTGGGCATCGGCAGCGACATCATCCACGAGCACCCGAACTTCGATGGCGCCGCGACCGGTCTGGCCTCCTACCGCGACTTCCTGACCATCACCGACACGATCACCCGTCTCGAGGGCGGGGCGATGCTCAACTTCGGCACCGCTGTGATGGGGCCGGAAGTCTACCTCAAGGCGCTCAGCATGGCCCGGAACGTGGCGCGGCAGGAGGGGCGACAGATCGCTCACTTCGCCACCGCCGTCTTCGACCTCGCCGATCTCGGACCGGACTTCCGCGAGCAGCCCCCCAAGTCGAATCCCCACTACTACTTCAGGCCCTGGAAGACGATTCTCGTCCGCACCGTCCAAGACGGCGGCGAGAGCTTCTACTTCCGAGGCGACCACCGGTTGACGTTCCCTGCTCTGTACCGGCGACTGGTCGCGCGCGTCTGAGTTGGCTCCCCCGCAGACCGCTACCGCGTCAGCAGGTCGGTCAAGGCCTCCAGGCTGACCTGCGCCAGGCTATCGACGATCACGTCGGCCTGGGTTAGCTGGTCTCGGCTCACGGAGCTTGTCACCGCGACGCACTTCATCCCGGCTGTCTTTGCCGCCGTGACCCCGGCCGGGGCATCCTCAAAGACCACACACTTCGCGGGCTCGACCCCAAGGCGCTCCGCGGTCACCAGATAGATCTGCGGATCGGGCTTCTTGCGGGTGACGTCGTCGCCGGTGATCACCGCGTCGAACCAGTCGAGGCAAAGCCCGGTGCCGGTGATGACCGGGAACTGCTTGTCCTTGTTGCCCGAGGTGGCGATGGCCACGCGCCATTCCAAGTCGTCACGAGCGGCCTGCACGAGTTCGAGGACGCCGGGCATTGCCGGCAGAGGCTCGTTCGCCAGTAGACGAAAGAAGTTGTCCTTCCGCCGCTGGACGGCCGCCGCCGTGTCGATGGTGACGCCGTACTGCTCCGCCACACCCTCCACGTAACGCTCATCGCCGGTGCCGACGAAGCGCGCGAAGTCGGAGGCCTGCACCTGCACCCCGTACAGCTCCGCAAACATCATCACGCTCGCCCGGGCATTGAGCGCCTCGGTGTCCGCGACGACCCCGTCCACATCGAAGATCATTGCCTTGGCCACGAAAAGCCACTCCCTCGGTATGCGGCGTGCCTATCCCCCATAGCCCTTCAGCCGATACACCCACAGCCCCACGTACTCCTTAATGACCAGGCTCGAATCCGCCAGGTTGGAAACATCGGGCAAAGCAGCCTGCCAGCCGTAGCCACCCGTACGTGAGCGGAAGTCCACCGCGTAGGGGATCGGCTCCAGACCCACCTCATGGAAACAGGCCAGAGAACGCCTCATGTGGAAGGCCGAGGTGACGAGCAGAAAGCGATGCAGCTTCTTCTCGGCCAGGAGCCGCTTGGTGTCCACCGCGTTCTCGTAGGTGTTGCGCGACTCCGCCTCCACCAGAATCCTCTCGGCCGGTATGCCGAGGCGCACCGCCGCTGCTGCGAGGAAGGGCGCTTCGCGCCGCGTCTGGTCGGCCAGCAGCCCACTGCCGCCGGAGAAGACCAACTTGGCATCCGGCAACTGTCGGGCCAGGGTCACGCCCTCCACGAACCGATCGGCGCCATGGTTCAGCTCCAGATGCTGCATGGTGCTGCGTTCCAGATTCGCTGCGCCCCCGAGCACCACAATTGCGTCGAGGTTCGCGGGCACCGTCGGGTTCTCGTAAGGCTTCTCCAGCGGCCGCAGCATCGAATCGCTGACCGGCTTGAGGCTGAAGGCATACAGGACCGCCAGCCCCAGCCAGAAGGGCCAGCGCCCGGCTCGCTCCCTGCGTCGGCGACGAACCAGCCCCGAAACCAGCAACAGAAGCAGCGCCAGCGTGAGTGGGTAGATGACGATGCTCAGCGTCTTGGACAGGAAGAAGAACATGCTCAGCCCTCGGGCCGTTCCGGGTTGCCTGCAGCTTTCCGCCGTCCTTGGAGGGTCTGCTCGAGGGCCAGGACGTGCCGCTCCAACTCGCCAAGGCGCTTCTTCAGCGCACTGGCTGCGAAGCTCTCGGTCATGGGCCCGCCCTCGGCAAGGTCACGCTCGGCGCGGTCCAGGTCCCTTGCGGCATAGAAACAGCGCAGGAAGGCTCGTGCTTCCTGCGCTGTCATGTTTGGTGTAGGGGCAAGCGAGGTCAGCTCCGACAGGAATGCCGGAAGCTCTGCGTGATGTCTCAGCCACGCCTCCCGAATCCTGTTCGGCTGCTGCGGCCAGTCGATCCTGGGCACCGAGTGCCGGCCTCGCCTATCTCGAGCTGCGGGACTGTGCTCTTAGTCGTCCGGCGTGACGAAGTCGATGCCGTAGAAGGCGCACAGGTCGCGAAGCTCGGGAACGATGTTGTCCAGTGCCGCGATCAGGTGGTGCGAGAACCCGCGGGTCCGCTTGATCTCGTCGAGCTTCTGGTAGTTCTTGACCCGCATGTCGCAGGCGCAGTACAGGACGCCCTGGTTGGTCTCCTCGGAGCTCTCGCCACTGAAGGCGAGCATCTGCAGGCCGCCCTCCGGGGTCTGGACGAGGTCGACGCCGGTCTTCGGACCGTACATGAGCTGACCGATGTGCCGCCCGGCCAGGTCGTGCATGTGGCTGTGGGTGTCGAGGCCGTCGTTCACGACGACCTCACCGGCAAGGATCTTGGCGCGCAGCTCCTCCGACACGCCGCCCTCGCGCTCGATCTGGGCCATGACTTTGGGATCGTTCGGAGCCATGTAGCCGCAGAGACCGATGCCACAGTGCGCCAGCTTCACGATGTCGCGCTTGGCGGTCCAGTCCACGAAGTCGACGAAGGCTGCCGGCTTCCCGCTGAGCCAGCCGGCGATGGCCTGCGCGACGGCGCCCGGCCAGTCACCTTCGCAAGCGAAGGCGTCGACGTCACGCTTGGCAGTCGCCCAGCCGATGGCGAGGCAACCGGCGACCTGCAGAGGCGGCTCGCTGATCTCCGGCCAGCAGCGCAGGCTCGCAACGTTGAAGCCCTCGGCCTTGCAGATGGCAATCAGCGCATGGTAGAAGCGGGCGACGCGGTACAGCATCTCGTCGTCCTTGACCAGGTTGATACGCCCGGCCTTGAACTCCGCAACCGTCTTCTGCACGTCCTCCTCGGTGAAGGAGGCCTTGCCGGCGGTGCCCTCGGTGGCCATATCCTGATACACCCGGTACACGCGCAGCAGGTCAACGGTCTCCACGATCAGGCCGAAGATGCGGGCGAAGAGGAGCTGATCGCCTGTGGCGGAGTGGAACCCGCCGGGACCGTCGCCGAAGCGCCCCAGGTAGACCCGAGACAGCTTGCGCACGACGCGATACACGTTCATCAGCATCGCGAATTCGTTGTCGAAGGCCTCGGAGCCCGGCGCACCGGCGAGGTACCGCACATAGCGCTTCATGTACAGCGCATCGTGCATGTTCATGTCGTTGCCGCAGACGGCGTTGGTCGCCCAGTCGTGCAGGCCAAGCGGCTCGTTCGGCTCCTCGTAGGCGGCGAGGATGATCGGCAGATTCCGCAGATGCGGAGCCTGGGAAATGACCGGGAGCAGGTGGCCGCAGGGGAAGGCCGAGTTGAAGATGACGATGGCGTCCAGCTTCGCACCCGAGAACTCGTCAACGATCTTCCAGGCATCGTGGGCCCCGAAGACACGGCCCGGGTAGATGATCGAGTCGGCAGCGATGATGCCCTTCTCTTTGCACTCGTCCAGGAGCTTGATGAAGGCCTGTTCGCCGAGTTGCTTGCCTTCCTCGTAGAACGCGCCGATCGAGTTCATGACGACCCCGATGCGCGGCGCGTCTTCCTTCTCGTACCTCTTTGTGTAGGTGACTGCCATCAGAAACCCTCCGTAGACTGAAAACGGACGCCCCCTCGGGACGTCTTCGGATACTGCAAGCAACGCCCCAGGGGCGTTCGGTCAGGGCGAGAGGAGCCGTCACACTCAACGTCAGACCAGCCGCACGCGTTCCTGCCCTGCCACGACGGAACCGATCTCGTAGACCTTCTCCCTCAGCTTCGCCAACTCGGACCTGATGGCCTCGACCTCACCGGCTCCGCAGACCAGTACCATCCCGATCCCCATGTTGAAGGTCCGGTACATCTCGGTCTCGGCAACCTTCGCCGTCCGCTGGATGAGCCCGAACACCGGCGGGATCGGATAGCTGTCCTTCCGGATCTCTGCGCAAAGGCCCTCCGGGATGCAGCGCCGGGTGTTGTCGGGCAATCCGCCGCCGGTGATGTGGACGATGGCGTGCGGCCGCACACCCGCCTGAAGCAGACCCACGATGGCCGGTGCATACAAGCGCGTCGGCTCCAGCATCTCTTCCCCGACCGTGCGTCCCAGTTCCTCCACTCGCTGATCCAGAGCCAGGCCACCGACCTCCAGTAGCGCCTTCCGGGCCAGCGAGTAACCGTTGCTATGCAGGCCGGAGGAGGCCAACCCGAGGATCACATCGCCCGCGGCGACCGCCGAACCGTCGATGATTTGGTCGCGCTCCACGACACCAACAGCAAACCCGACCAGGTCGTACTCACCGGCCTTGTACAGGCCGGGCAACTCCGCCATCTCGCCGCCCAGAAGCGCGCAGCCACAGACCTTGCAGGCCGCCGCAACGCCTTTGACGATCGCTGCCGTCTGTTCCGGGTCGCGAAGGGCGCTGCCGACGTAGTCCAGGAAGAACAGCGGCCTGGCGCCCTGGCAGATGATATCGTCGACGCACATCGCCACAGCGTCCTGGCCGATGGTGTCATGTTTGTCCATGGCGAAGGCGATCATAAGCTTCGTGCCCACGCTGTCCGTCCCGGCCACCAGCACTGGATCACGGAAGCCCTGTCCAAGCGCGAACATGCCGCCGAAATCCGACAGCCCGGTCAGCACACCGTCGGTGTAGGTATCGCGCACCGCGGCGGCAAACAGTGACGCAGCCTTGTCCTGCGCGTCGATGTCCACGCCGGCCTGCCTGTAGGTCAGCCCGTCTGTCATGTCATCTCTCCTACCCATGCCGGAATCCTCTCCCGCCAGTTCGCTACTCCCGCGGAGCCGCGTCTAGGCCTCGACCTTCTGCTCTTCCAGGTCGAACTTGGCCACTCGGACGTCCTTGGGAACCGGAATCGGGTATCGCTCATCGAAACAGGCGGTGCAGAAGTTCAGCTTCGGCAGACCGACCGCCCGGATGAGGTTCTTCATGTCCAGATACTCCAGCGAGTCGGCTCCCACGTGCTGCCGAATCTGCTCGACCGACAGCCGCGAGGCGATCAGGTGACTGCGCGTGGAGGTATCAATGCCATAGAAGCAGGGGTAGCGAATGGGAGGGCAACTGATGCGCAGGTGGATCTCGCGGGCACCGGCCTCGCGCAGCAGGGCGATCTCCGGTCCGGTGGTGGTGCCTCGGACGATGGAGTCATCCACAACGACCAGGCGTTTGCCCGCAACGGCCTCGCGCAGGGGCGTCAGCTTCATCTTGACACCGGCCTCGCGCAGGCGCTGGTCCGGCATGATAAAGGTACGGTGGATGTATCGGTTCTTGATGAAGCCCTCGCCGTAGGGAATGCCGGCGACCTGGGCGAAGCCCATGGCGTGCGGGATCGCGCTCTCTGGAACACCGACTACCAGGTCGGCATCGGCCGGCGCTTGCTGCGCGAGCATGTGTCCCATTCGCAGCCTTGCCATGTAGACGCTGCGCCCGTAGATGTGGCTGTCCGGCCTGGCGAAGTAGATGAACTCAAAGATGCAGCAGGCGTTGCGCTCGGACTCCACGGCCTGCATGCTGTCCAGGCCGTCGTCGCTGATGGTGACGATCTCGCCGGGCTGGACTTCGCGAACATAGTCCGCGCTCAGGGTGTTCAACGCGCAGGTCTCCGAGGCGAGTATCCATAGCCCGTCGGTGCGGCCGATGCACAGTGGGCGCACCCCGTAGGGATCGCGCGTTGCCAGCAGCCGGTTGGCCGAGCAGATCGTGAGCGAGTAAGCGCCCTCCATCTGCTGCATGGCCTCAGCAACGGCACCTTCCAGCGTGTCGGCCGAGGAGCGTGAGATCAGCTTCGTAATGACTTCTGTGTCGCTGCTGCCGTGGAACTCCACTCCCTGCCGTTCCATCTCCCGGCGCAGCTCCACTGTGTTGGTCAGATTGCCGTTATGGGCCAGGGCGAAGGGGCCGGTCTTGTGCTCGCCTCTCATCGGTTGCGCGTTGGCCAGCACATTCCCGCCGGTGGTGGAGTACCGCACATGACCGACGGCAACATGACCCTGGAGGTGGCTGATGATCTCCTCGTCGAAGACCTGGGAGGCCAGCCCCAGCCCGACGTGCATCCTGAGCTCGTGGCCGTCGCCGACGGCGATGCCGGCACTCTCCTGCCCCCGGTGCTGGAGCGCGTACAGACCGAAGAAGGTCAGGCGAGCGACGTCTTCACCAGGCCCCCAGACTCCGAACACCCCGCAGGCGTCGCGCCATGTGCGCTCGTGCGGGCAGAACTTGGGCCCCTCGCAACCACCGGGGCATGACATGGGATCACCAACTCCGCTTGGGTGCCGACCTCGCAGTCGACCAGGGGTTCGGGCAGCGGGCTATTCGCCGGCGCCCAACTTCTCGGCGGCCGCAATCACCTTCGCGGCCATCTTCTGTCGCATCCCAACGAGCCGTTCCGCCAGGGCCTCGTCGCTCAAAGCCAGTATCTGCGCCGCCAGAATCCCCGCATTCCGGCCTGTGTTGATTCCCACCGTCGCTACCGGTATGCCCGGGGGCATCTGGACCATCGCGTACAGCGCGTCCTTGCCACCCAAGGGTGACCCGCCAAGGGGCAGTCCAATGATCGGCAGCGTGGTATAGGCTGCCAACACACCCGGAAGGTGTGCGGCCCAGCCTGCAGCAGCGATGATGACCTTCAGGCCTCGCTCCGCCGCTGTCTTCGCATATTCACTCGCCCGGTCCGGCGTGCGGTGTGCCGAGGCCACGGTGACCTCGTAGGGCACTGCCAGCTCCTTGAGCGCGTCCAGACAGCCCTGCACCTGCTCAAGGTCCGAAGCGCTCCCCATCACCACGCCGACCAGGGGTTTCGTCTCAGCCATCGTTCTTGGTCTCCCGAGGGTTCCTACCAGCCTGACGTCTGTGCCGTGAGCTGAAGAGCTAGGCCAGGGCCCGCCAGGCGATGTCCCGCCGGTAGTACATGCCGTCGAAGTGGATCTTCTTGATCGCCTCGTAGCAGCGGTCGAGGGCGTCGCGGTAGTCGCTGCCCAGCGCAGTCACGCCGAGAACCCGACCGCCGCTCGTCACAAGCTGCCCATCCTTCATCGCAGTGCCCGCATGGAACACGGTAACCTTCGGGTCCTGCTCAGCCGCGTCGATCCCCGTGATGACCTTGCCCTTCTCGTACTTGCCCGGGTACCCGCCCGAGGCGACGACGACGCACACGCACACCTCGTCGCTCCACTCGACCTGCACCTCGGCAAGTCTCCCCTGGGCCGTCGCCATCAGTATCTCTGCCAGATCGCTCTTGAGGCGTGGGAGGATGACCTGGGTCTCGGGGTCGCCGAATCGGCAGTTGTACTCGAGGATCTCGGGACCGGAATCGGGCAGGATGATTCCGCCGTAGAGGGTCCCGGTGTAGGGGCAGTTCTCGGCAGCCATGGCCTTCACCGTCGGCCGCAGGAACTGCTCCAGGCAGGTGTTCAGCAGCGAGTCATCCACCGCAGGGACCGGCGAGTAGCAGCCCATTCCGCCGGTGTTGTCGCCCGTATCGCCCTCGCCGATGCGCTTGTGGTCCTGCGACGGCACCATGGGCACGACAGTCTTCCCGTCGGTGAAGGCGATCACCGAGCACTCCGGGCCAAGGAGGCATTCCTCCACCACAACCCGCGCTCCAGAGGCGCCGAACTCCTTCTGTACGATGCAGCGGTCGATAAAGTCCTGGGCTTCCTCAACGCTGCTCGCCACTTTCACGCCCTTACCGAAGGCGTCGCCGTCCGCCTTGATGACGATCGGCGCACCCTTCAAAGCCACATAGTCCTTCGCCGCGGCCGCATCGTCAAAGACCGCGAACTCCTTCTTCGAGATGCCGTGACGCTGCAGGATCTCGTCCGTAAAGGCCTTGCTGCCCTCGAGACGGGCGGCTGCCTTCGTGGGACCGTACACAGCGAATCCTCGCTCGCGCAAGGCATCCGTAACGCCGAGAATCAGCGGGCGCTCAGGGCCCACCACCACGAGGTCGGGCTTCTCAGCCTCAGCCAGCGCGACGAGACCGGCCACGTCCTCGACCTCCGCCGGCACGCACCGCGCATACTCACCAATGCCCGGATTGCCGGGAGCGCAGATGATCTCCTCCACCTGTGGGCTTTGTGCCAGCTTCCACATCAGCGTATGTTCGCGGCCGCCGGAGCCGATCAGCAGAATTCTCATGAGCCTGACTACCCCTCGCGATGGAACGCCAGATTGTCGAACACGCGGAACTTGGGCAGGAAGACTACGTTGACGGTGCCAACCGGACCGTTGCGGTGCTTGGCGACGATGATCTCGGCCTCGCCCGGTTCGTCCAGCGCCGAGCGATCGGTCTGCTGACTGCCCTGCGACCCTTTTTCGATCTCTTCCTTGCGCTTGTAATAGCCGGGCCGGTAGAGGAAGCAGACGAGGTCGGCCTCTGCCTCGATGGCGCCGCTTTCTGCCAGGTCGGACAGGATCGGCCGTTTGTCCTCGCGTCGCTCCACCATGCGGCTGAGCTGGGACAGCGCTATCACCGGCACGTTCAGCTCACGTGCCAGCGCCTTCAGCGCCCGGGCGACCGCGGAGACCTCTTCGTACCGGCTCTCGCTGCGTCTGTCGCCGGTCGAAGCCAACTGCAGGTAGTCCACGATGATGAGCCCGATGTCCTGCTGCGCCTTCAGACGCCGGGCCTTCGAACGCAGCTCGAGGATGGGGATCGCCGGCGTGTCGTCGATGAAGATGGGCGAACTGGGCAGGTCCTTCAGGGCGTAGGCGATCTTGCCCCAGTCGTCCTGGGTCGCATAGCCCCGCCGCAGGCTGTGGGAGTTGACTCGTGCTCGCGCACACAGCAGCATCTCCGCGAGCTGCGACTTGGACATTTCCAGGCTGAAAATGCCGACCCCCGTCTGGTTATTGACTGCGGCGTGGAGGGCGAAGTTCGCTACGGCCAGTGACGTCTTACCCATGGAGGGACGACCGGCGACGATGACGAGATCACCGGGCTGCAGGCCCGAGGTCAGTTCGTCGAAGTCCTTGAGGCCTGTGGGCACCCCGGTGAAAAAGTCGGGGTCATTGCACTTGCGGTCCAGCTTGTCAAAGGTCTCGAACACCGCCGGCCCGATGTGCGTGAAGTCGCTACTGACGCGCCGCTGGGCGATCTCGAAGATCGCCTGCTCGGCCTTGTCCAGCACCGAGCCGACATCCTCGGGGTTCTCAAACCCCAACCCCTGGATATCAGCGCCGGCACGGATCATCTGCCGCAGCACCGACTTCTCCGCCACGATCTGGGCGTAGCGCTGAACATGGGCGGCAGTGGGCACCTCACTGATGAGTGCAGTCAGGTACTCACCGCCGCCGACATTCTCCAGTCGACCTTCGCGGCGCAGCTCAGCCGCTACCGTGACGATGTCCACGGGCTCATTGCGGGTGTGCACATCGAGCATCGCCCGGAAGATGAGCCGGTGCGCCTCGCGGTAGAAGTCTTCCTCACGGACCAGTCCCATGGCACGCGAAGTGGCTCCGGACTCCACCAACATGGAGCCCAGAGTCGCCTGCTCCGCCTCAAGGTCCTGAGGCGGGGTACGGTCCGCGAGTTCACTGGGTTCGGCCTTACGGTAGGAGCGTTTTCCAGCCAAGGTGAGCCTTCCTCGGTATAAGCCAGTCGCGGCGGCAGTCGCCTGCCGCCGCAGTTCTCGCCGACCTCAACACAGGGAGAGCCAGCCCACAGGCCGGGGCGCGTACTGGCCGTGCCGCACGCCCCTTACCTACGCTTCGGTCGCCTCGGGAGCTTCCTCAGCGGCCTCCGCGGGCGCCTCTTCCTGCGTCTCAGCAGGTGCCGCGGCGGCCTCGGCAACCGGTGCCTCAGGCTCCTCCTCGCCACCCTCGCGAACGACCTTCACCGGAAGCTGTGCCGCGACATCCTTGTACAGCTTTGCGCTGATGAGGTAGTCGCCCAGCTCGCGGATTGGCTCGGTGATGTCGATGTCGCGCCGGTCGAGCTCGATCTTCAGTTGCGTCTTGACGGCCTCAGCGATCATGTTCGGCGTGACCTGACCGTGCAGCCGCGTCCCCTGACCGGCACGCGCCTCCACGACCACGGACATCTGGCTGAGCTCCTCCGCACGAGCCTGCGCCTTCACGCGCTTGTCCGTCTCACGCGCAGTGATCGCGCTGCGGCGTCGCTCAAGCTCTTTCAAAGCACCCTTCGTCGCAGGGACAGCCAGGCGCTTCGGGATCAGCAGGTTGCGGGCATGACCGTCTGCCACACTGAGAATGTCCCCCTCATGTCCGACCCGATCGACATCGTCCAGCAAAATGACTCGCATTACCTTTCCTCCTGAGGTGCCGTCCTGCCAGGTCAGCCGTCACCTGACGGCCCCGCCCAGCGATGTTTACTGGTGTCGCGTGTTGGCCCCCGCCGACGTGCGCCGCCCTTACGGCTTGGCCGCGCTCCCACCCTTGGGGGTTACGGTTGCCGGAGCGGCTTGCCGCGCTGCTCCGACTCCACCGATCCGTTTCCGAAGGCCCACGAAGGCGTCGTTACCGCCGAAGGCCTCGTTCACTCCAAAGCTCAGGTCCACACTATCGTTCAGCCGCCACAGACCCCGTAGATCCAGCCGCAGGTCGTTGGGGTTCCACAGGTCGGTCTCCCACCACAGCCGCCGGGTCAGCGGGTAGTCAAACCCCAGTCCCAGCTTGCTCCCCAGTACTCCCAGCCGCAGGGTCCCCTCCCCAAGGAAGGGGAAGCCACGCTGCAACACAAAGGTCTCACTGTCCCCGATGTCCCGAACACCGACCCGCCAGAAGCTGTCCAGCGCACTCCCATAGTACAGGTCGG
Above is a window of Armatimonadia bacterium DNA encoding:
- a CDS encoding HAD family hydrolase gives rise to the protein MELKDYPRGRMLEGADYIEVINEDIERGRVRFALFDFDGTISLIRQGWQEVMIPMMVDILMGLNTGESCDDIHMTVKEFVTRLTGKQTIYQTMALAEEIEKRGGTPLDPLEYKRQYLDLLWEQIKDRVAGLKAGRLTPVEMSVPGALDMVRALYDRSVNLYVASGTDHPYVVDEATCLGVNEFFGDRIYGALDDFKNFSKAILIEKLIRENNLHGSEFLTFGDGYVEIENCKDAGGIAIGVATDEAKREGIDEWKRNRLIDAGADLIIPDFREYDKLLRYLFAE
- a CDS encoding HAD family phosphatase, encoding MAKAMIFDVDGVVADTEALNARASVMMFAELYGVQVQASDFARFVGTGDERYVEGVAEQYGVTIDTAAAVQRRKDNFFRLLANEPLPAMPGVLELVQAARDDLEWRVAIATSGNKDKQFPVITGTGLCLDWFDAVITGDDVTRKKPDPQIYLVTAERLGVEPAKCVVFEDAPAGVTAAKTAGMKCVAVTSSVSRDQLTQADVIVDSLAQVSLEALTDLLTR
- a CDS encoding YdcF family protein — its product is MFFFLSKTLSIVIYPLTLALLLLLVSGLVRRRRRERAGRWPFWLGLAVLYAFSLKPVSDSMLRPLEKPYENPTVPANLDAIVVLGGAANLERSTMQHLELNHGADRFVEGVTLARQLPDAKLVFSGGSGLLADQTRREAPFLAAAAVRLGIPAERILVEAESRNTYENAVDTKRLLAEKKLHRFLLVTSAFHMRRSLACFHEVGLEPIPYAVDFRSRTGGYGWQAALPDVSNLADSSLVIKEYVGLWVYRLKGYGG
- the purM gene encoding phosphoribosylformylglycinamidine cyclo-ligase, whose product is MTDGLTYRQAGVDIDAQDKAASLFAAAVRDTYTDGVLTGLSDFGGMFALGQGFRDPVLVAGTDSVGTKLMIAFAMDKHDTIGQDAVAMCVDDIICQGARPLFFLDYVGSALRDPEQTAAIVKGVAAACKVCGCALLGGEMAELPGLYKAGEYDLVGFAVGVVERDQIIDGSAVAAGDVILGLASSGLHSNGYSLARKALLEVGGLALDQRVEELGRTVGEEMLEPTRLYAPAIVGLLQAGVRPHAIVHITGGGLPDNTRRCIPEGLCAEIRKDSYPIPPVFGLIQRTAKVAETEMYRTFNMGIGMVLVCGAGEVEAIRSELAKLREKVYEIGSVVAGQERVRLV
- the purF gene encoding amidophosphoribosyltransferase; protein product: MSCPGGCEGPKFCPHERTWRDACGVFGVWGPGEDVARLTFFGLYALQHRGQESAGIAVGDGHELRMHVGLGLASQVFDEEIISHLQGHVAVGHVRYSTTGGNVLANAQPMRGEHKTGPFALAHNGNLTNTVELRREMERQGVEFHGSSDTEVITKLISRSSADTLEGAVAEAMQQMEGAYSLTICSANRLLATRDPYGVRPLCIGRTDGLWILASETCALNTLSADYVREVQPGEIVTISDDGLDSMQAVESERNACCIFEFIYFARPDSHIYGRSVYMARLRMGHMLAQQAPADADLVVGVPESAIPHAMGFAQVAGIPYGEGFIKNRYIHRTFIMPDQRLREAGVKMKLTPLREAVAGKRLVVVDDSIVRGTTTGPEIALLREAGAREIHLRISCPPIRYPCFYGIDTSTRSHLIASRLSVEQIRQHVGADSLEYLDMKNLIRAVGLPKLNFCTACFDERYPIPVPKDVRVAKFDLEEQKVEA
- the purE gene encoding 5-(carboxyamino)imidazole ribonucleotide mutase, producing the protein MAETKPLVGVVMGSASDLEQVQGCLDALKELAVPYEVTVASAHRTPDRASEYAKTAAERGLKVIIAAAGWAAHLPGVLAAYTTLPIIGLPLGGSPLGGKDALYAMVQMPPGIPVATVGINTGRNAGILAAQILALSDEALAERLVGMRQKMAAKVIAAAEKLGAGE
- the purD gene encoding phosphoribosylamine--glycine ligase; the protein is MRILLIGSGGREHTLMWKLAQSPQVEEIICAPGNPGIGEYARCVPAEVEDVAGLVALAEAEKPDLVVVGPERPLILGVTDALRERGFAVYGPTKAAARLEGSKAFTDEILQRHGISKKEFAVFDDAAAAKDYVALKGAPIVIKADGDAFGKGVKVASSVEEAQDFIDRCIVQKEFGASGARVVVEECLLGPECSVIAFTDGKTVVPMVPSQDHKRIGEGDTGDNTGGMGCYSPVPAVDDSLLNTCLEQFLRPTVKAMAAENCPYTGTLYGGIILPDSGPEILEYNCRFGDPETQVILPRLKSDLAEILMATAQGRLAEVQVEWSDEVCVCVVVASGGYPGKYEKGKVITGIDAAEQDPKVTVFHAGTAMKDGQLVTSGGRVLGVTALGSDYRDALDRCYEAIKKIHFDGMYYRRDIAWRALA
- the dnaB gene encoding replicative DNA helicase → MAGKRSYRKAEPSELADRTPPQDLEAEQATLGSMLVESGATSRAMGLVREEDFYREAHRLIFRAMLDVHTRNEPVDIVTVAAELRREGRLENVGGGEYLTALISEVPTAAHVQRYAQIVAEKSVLRQMIRAGADIQGLGFENPEDVGSVLDKAEQAIFEIAQRRVSSDFTHIGPAVFETFDKLDRKCNDPDFFTGVPTGLKDFDELTSGLQPGDLVIVAGRPSMGKTSLAVANFALHAAVNNQTGVGIFSLEMSKSQLAEMLLCARARVNSHSLRRGYATQDDWGKIAYALKDLPSSPIFIDDTPAIPILELRSKARRLKAQQDIGLIIVDYLQLASTGDRRSESRYEEVSAVARALKALARELNVPVIALSQLSRMVERREDKRPILSDLAESGAIEAEADLVCFLYRPGYYKRKEEIEKGSQGSQQTDRSALDEPGEAEIIVAKHRNGPVGTVNVVFLPKFRVFDNLAFHREG
- the rplI gene encoding 50S ribosomal protein L9, which gives rise to MRVILLDDVDRVGHEGDILSVADGHARNLLIPKRLAVPATKGALKELERRRSAITARETDKRVKAQARAEELSQMSVVVEARAGQGTRLHGQVTPNMIAEAVKTQLKIELDRRDIDITEPIRELGDYLISAKLYKDVAAQLPVKVVREGGEEEPEAPVAEAAAAPAETQEEAPAEAAEEAPEATEA